From Pseudovibrio sp. Tun.PSC04-5.I4, a single genomic window includes:
- a CDS encoding LysR family transcriptional regulator, which translates to MNNIYWNGLRSFLAVAEHGSFTLASDETGLSKASLSQQVSQLEAHLDVQLLYRTTRKLRLTEIGERYYEMCKTGVKQIQDASDLASQATDSLTGSIKMNAVGGMIGEDLIAPLVIQYQKENPGIEVKLDFSSIRVDLLESDYDLVLRMGDLEDSTLIARKLHTITTRYVASPSFVKAHPKIKHPSDLKKLAFISGSVQDWIFVRADEEVVVQADSGFQISNGRVMCRAACAGLGIARLSDVYTDSAIKHGDLTEVLAGWNQTTPLWLVSPPTRHQLHRVRELMNFLASNFGRLYQEILR; encoded by the coding sequence ATGAACAATATCTATTGGAATGGTTTGCGTTCGTTTTTGGCCGTAGCGGAACATGGCAGTTTCACCTTAGCGTCGGATGAAACAGGCTTGTCAAAAGCGAGTTTAAGTCAACAAGTCAGCCAGCTTGAGGCGCATTTGGATGTGCAGTTGCTCTACCGGACCACACGCAAATTACGGCTCACCGAAATTGGAGAGCGGTATTATGAGATGTGCAAAACCGGAGTGAAGCAGATCCAGGATGCCTCTGACCTAGCGTCACAAGCAACTGATAGTCTTACCGGTTCCATCAAAATGAATGCCGTTGGCGGGATGATTGGTGAAGACCTCATTGCCCCACTGGTTATTCAGTATCAGAAGGAAAATCCTGGCATTGAGGTCAAACTGGATTTCTCCAGTATCCGGGTCGATTTGTTGGAGAGTGATTATGATCTGGTGTTGAGAATGGGAGATCTGGAGGACAGCACGCTCATTGCGCGGAAATTACACACCATCACCACGCGATATGTAGCCTCTCCAAGTTTTGTGAAGGCTCACCCCAAGATCAAACATCCCTCCGATTTGAAGAAGCTGGCGTTCATCTCCGGCAGTGTGCAGGATTGGATATTTGTGCGCGCTGATGAAGAGGTTGTTGTACAGGCGGACAGTGGTTTCCAGATCTCAAATGGGCGTGTGATGTGCCGGGCTGCTTGCGCCGGGCTGGGAATTGCCCGGCTCTCTGACGTTTACACGGACTCTGCGATTAAACATGGAGATTTGACGGAGGTTCTCGCTGGGTGGAACCAGACAACGCCCCTGTGGTTGGTCAGTCCTCCCACGCGCCACCAGCTCCATCGTGTGCGTGAGCTGATGAATTTTCTGGCTTCAAATTTTGGCAGGCTTTATCAGGAAATTTTGCGTTAA
- the istA gene encoding IS21 family transposase yields MVNLGKIVMIHNLKQQGLSVSAIARKAGLDRKTVSKYLHQGLEAPVYGPRQRDGRVLEEYKGYLLERLERFPGLSARRLLRELKTLGFKGGYSTVTEYLRLIRPAPPHAFERRFETAPGQQAQVDFAEFQVEFTSEPDVVRKVFLFSMVLSNSRFLWGRYCANQKLETVLRCHIAAFEVFGGATLEVLYDRMKTAVLGEEPDGTVLFNPALVALLDHYGAQPDACQPYRAKTKGKVERPFRYIRQDFFLGRTFRDLDDLNAQFTRWCKEIANARVHATTNRVVGEVFGEEQPALIPLPAHPYDAVLLVERRVTRDGMVSVGGNLYSVPDTVKKRMVEVQHHPQEVRIYENGQLIATHPVMEGKNQRRVDPCHRKAPPRATQRRRLAAEPTKHSGVNQRPLEFYEAVGQRLASTGGKP; encoded by the coding sequence GTGGTCAATCTAGGGAAGATCGTAATGATCCATAATTTGAAGCAGCAGGGACTGTCTGTAAGTGCCATAGCGCGCAAAGCCGGGCTGGATAGAAAGACGGTCAGCAAATACTTACACCAAGGCCTTGAAGCTCCTGTCTACGGCCCCCGCCAGCGTGACGGGCGTGTACTGGAGGAATACAAAGGCTATTTACTTGAGCGACTGGAGCGGTTTCCCGGTCTATCTGCCCGGCGCTTGCTTCGTGAGCTGAAGACACTGGGGTTTAAGGGCGGTTACTCCACTGTAACGGAATATCTTCGCCTGATCCGTCCAGCTCCTCCGCATGCATTTGAACGGCGCTTTGAGACAGCACCAGGCCAGCAGGCACAGGTAGATTTTGCTGAGTTTCAGGTGGAGTTCACCAGTGAACCAGATGTGGTGCGAAAAGTCTTTTTGTTTTCAATGGTGCTGAGTAATTCACGGTTTTTGTGGGGGCGCTATTGTGCCAATCAAAAACTAGAGACAGTCCTGCGTTGTCATATCGCGGCCTTTGAGGTCTTCGGCGGAGCGACACTGGAAGTCCTGTATGATCGCATGAAGACAGCCGTTCTGGGAGAGGAGCCAGATGGCACTGTTCTTTTTAATCCTGCTCTTGTCGCTCTTCTGGACCATTATGGCGCTCAGCCGGATGCCTGCCAGCCCTACCGGGCCAAAACCAAGGGCAAGGTGGAGCGGCCATTTCGTTACATCCGGCAGGATTTCTTCCTTGGTCGTACGTTCCGCGATCTGGACGATCTTAATGCCCAGTTCACACGCTGGTGCAAGGAAATTGCCAATGCCCGTGTTCATGCCACCACCAACCGTGTGGTGGGCGAGGTCTTTGGAGAGGAACAGCCCGCTCTGATCCCTTTGCCAGCGCACCCTTATGATGCTGTTTTACTGGTGGAGCGGCGGGTCACGCGTGATGGCATGGTCTCCGTTGGAGGTAATCTTTATTCAGTGCCGGACACCGTTAAGAAACGGATGGTCGAAGTCCAGCATCACCCGCAAGAGGTGCGCATCTATGAAAACGGTCAGCTCATCGCCACCCATCCGGTCATGGAGGGAAAGAACCAGCGCCGGGTTGATCCATGCCATCGCAAGGCTCCTCCACGGGCAACACAGCGCCGTCGTCTGGCTGCGGAGCCAACCAAACACAGCGGTGTAAACCAACGCCCACTGGAGTTCTATGAAGCGGTAGGCCAACGACTTGCCAGTACTGGAGGTAAGCCATGA
- a CDS encoding serine hydrolase, whose product MLKKIGYGVLAVVVLLAAGAFYFRQDIAEIRAVMAYADAFKPENIDQKFRSLYKEYASVSVKPESPVYELPRKFRADPMPASFAYKGNMASTSDFILDSHTTGLAIMQNGRLIHEYYDRGNTAETHAIQMSVSKSMASILVGVALDEGLIESVDDQVVKYVPELKGTAYDGVRLKDVLEMSSGVRWNEDYADLKSDIVQSVVAILLGSQDKFTKDVPREFEPGTYNRYSSIDTHVVGWVLRGATGKPYEEWFREKLWSKIGPEAPAEIMVDQEDQPVVFGGVNIRLRDMLRVGMVLARGGMNHKGERIVSQEWIKTSVTPDDPRLMPGFNNPQSESPLGYKYQWWLPLESDQGDFVAIGIHGQFIYVNPARNVVIAKTSTFPDYQGNKEMIKLKSIALFQAIARHLSDVPNS is encoded by the coding sequence ATGCTGAAAAAGATTGGTTATGGGGTATTAGCTGTTGTTGTTTTGTTAGCAGCTGGGGCTTTTTACTTTCGGCAGGATATAGCCGAAATTAGAGCGGTGATGGCATACGCTGATGCTTTTAAACCGGAAAATATCGATCAGAAATTCCGCAGTCTTTATAAAGAATACGCCAGTGTTTCTGTAAAGCCAGAAAGCCCGGTTTATGAACTGCCGCGCAAATTTCGGGCGGACCCGATGCCAGCGTCCTTTGCTTACAAGGGAAATATGGCATCTACCTCAGATTTTATTCTCGATTCCCACACCACAGGTTTAGCGATCATGCAGAATGGTAGGCTGATCCACGAGTATTATGATCGAGGTAATACTGCGGAAACCCACGCCATTCAAATGTCTGTTTCCAAATCGATGGCATCCATTCTAGTAGGTGTTGCGCTGGATGAAGGGCTCATTGAAAGCGTCGATGACCAGGTGGTGAAATATGTTCCAGAACTCAAAGGCACCGCCTATGACGGGGTTCGATTGAAGGATGTCCTTGAGATGTCCTCCGGTGTGCGCTGGAACGAAGATTACGCTGATCTGAAGTCAGACATTGTTCAATCTGTTGTTGCCATTCTGCTTGGCTCTCAAGATAAGTTCACGAAGGACGTTCCGCGTGAATTTGAACCGGGAACCTACAATCGTTACTCCTCAATTGACACGCACGTCGTTGGCTGGGTGCTGAGGGGGGCGACTGGCAAGCCCTATGAAGAATGGTTCCGCGAAAAGCTCTGGTCAAAGATTGGTCCAGAAGCGCCTGCGGAAATCATGGTTGATCAGGAAGACCAGCCTGTTGTTTTCGGTGGTGTTAATATTCGCCTCAGAGATATGCTTCGGGTTGGAATGGTTCTGGCACGTGGCGGCATGAACCACAAAGGCGAGCGTATCGTTTCCCAAGAGTGGATCAAGACCTCTGTAACGCCGGATGATCCACGTTTGATGCCGGGCTTTAACAACCCGCAAAGCGAGTCACCGCTCGGCTACAAATATCAATGGTGGTTACCGTTGGAATCTGATCAAGGCGACTTTGTTGCAATCGGTATCCATGGGCAATTCATCTACGTCAATCCCGCCCGAAACGTCGTGATTGCAAAAACCTCCACGTTCCCAGACTATCAGGGCAACAAAGAAATGATCAAGCTGAAGTCAATTGCCTTGTTTCAGGCGATCGCCCGACATTTGAGTGATGTGCCGAATTCTTAA
- a CDS encoding AraC family transcriptional regulator: protein MRADQNKAAYEKRIQRVFRYIFNNLDGDLSLDTLADVACMSRFHWHRVFQSMTGEPLAAAIRRIRLSRASVDLLQTNDAIAEISVRYGYPTAQSFTRAFKAEYGLAPGGFRDNGNAPIVFAPKDEGVFSMHQIHIKEMPEQTMLALANKGPYHDLGMTFGNLVAMLVSRGLIGQAGPFAGIYYDDPGIVPAEELRSHAGAIFQTLPETHDGFETLRIPAGRFAVLRHKGPYAGLKVAYMYLFGEWLPSSGEEAANTPCYDIFHNSPTNTAPEDLIVDVCLQLA from the coding sequence GTGAGAGCGGACCAGAATAAAGCGGCCTATGAAAAGCGAATACAACGGGTTTTTAGATACATCTTCAACAATCTAGATGGAGATTTGAGTCTGGATACACTGGCAGATGTCGCGTGCATGTCTCGCTTCCATTGGCACCGTGTTTTCCAGTCAATGACAGGAGAACCACTTGCTGCTGCTATCCGCCGGATCAGATTGAGCCGTGCGTCAGTTGATCTCCTGCAAACGAATGATGCGATTGCAGAAATCTCGGTTCGCTATGGGTATCCAACTGCTCAGAGCTTCACGCGGGCGTTTAAAGCCGAATATGGTTTGGCTCCGGGAGGGTTCCGAGATAACGGGAATGCACCTATTGTTTTTGCCCCCAAGGATGAAGGCGTATTTTCAATGCACCAGATTCACATAAAAGAAATGCCAGAGCAAACAATGCTCGCACTGGCCAATAAAGGGCCCTACCACGATCTCGGCATGACGTTTGGGAATCTTGTCGCGATGCTGGTTTCTCGTGGGCTCATCGGTCAAGCAGGACCATTTGCCGGTATCTACTATGATGACCCGGGCATCGTGCCAGCTGAGGAGCTGCGCTCACATGCTGGCGCTATTTTCCAAACACTGCCGGAAACGCATGACGGGTTTGAAACTCTGCGTATTCCAGCTGGCCGTTTTGCAGTGTTAAGACACAAAGGACCCTATGCGGGCCTCAAAGTTGCTTACATGTATTTATTCGGAGAATGGCTCCCGTCCTCAGGCGAGGAGGCGGCAAATACTCCTTGTTACGACATCTTTCACAACAGCCCAACCAACACTGCCCCGGAAGACCTTATCGTCGACGTCTGTCTGCAATTGGCATAA
- a CDS encoding outer membrane beta-barrel protein → MLKYIIFVCTLLAPTTSFADDGTGNGNWDGFQLGISGGIGIMSGSDDIGNEQSLSSGIAGVFAGYSHSFNRVVVGLEADVNLSNFTSSTNASRSKAQWNAIGTARIGYDVGGILPYLSIGIGLLAMK, encoded by the coding sequence ATGCTCAAGTATATAATTTTTGTATGCACACTGCTTGCCCCAACTACTTCTTTTGCTGATGATGGCACAGGCAATGGAAATTGGGACGGATTTCAACTCGGTATAAGCGGCGGCATCGGGATTATGTCGGGCAGTGATGACATCGGAAATGAGCAGTCGCTTAGTTCTGGCATCGCAGGTGTATTTGCGGGATATAGCCATTCATTTAATCGCGTAGTCGTCGGCTTGGAAGCGGATGTAAACCTTTCCAACTTCACAAGTTCAACGAATGCTTCCCGATCAAAAGCACAGTGGAACGCGATCGGTACAGCTCGCATTGGCTACGATGTTGGTGGTATCTTGCCTTATCTCTCTATTGGTATTGGCTTGCTGGCTATGAAATAA
- the gshA gene encoding glutamate--cysteine ligase: MTKLSKATLELLTDSDACKGLAELRVGIEKEALRVGADNYISLRDHPKALGKTLTHKFITTDFSEAQLEFITPPLHSVKESLDFLKELHAFTARNAAAGEYMWNASMPPEIAGDESIRIAEYGSSNAAQIKTLYRKGLAHRYGKRMQTISGIHYNFSLADNMWQVFHKQCTAGVSLQDFRSAGYLGLIRNLQRHGWLILYLFGASPAVDQSYMSGAHPTLSMLGEDTYFGEYATSLRMSDLGYTSVVQSELDIHYNSICDYLEGLRTALATSERQYEQIGVFEEGDYKQINTHQLQLENELYGSARPKRNTREGERPIAALCRRGVEYIELRSLDINPLNPIGICEQQAYFLNTYLTHMALAPSPCISSDEQQALNEQQRLVAWQGRLPNLVLPTYGPEGKELKQVGLEILEDMRATATIMDGVYGCTGHTDALNAQAAKFEDTSLTPSAKVLEGVKKSGSFTGFISELSRNQTDHLIATPLSADRVKFLEAMVSQSNAAYEQVESLQGSHSFDHFLDTQNTEVLPPECRDDQ; the protein is encoded by the coding sequence ATGACAAAACTGAGTAAAGCCACGCTGGAGCTACTAACCGATAGCGACGCTTGTAAAGGCCTTGCTGAACTACGTGTGGGCATCGAAAAAGAAGCCCTGCGCGTGGGCGCTGACAATTATATTTCATTGCGTGACCACCCAAAAGCGCTCGGGAAAACTCTCACGCACAAATTCATTACCACTGACTTTTCCGAGGCTCAGTTGGAGTTCATCACTCCTCCACTTCACTCTGTGAAGGAGAGTCTTGATTTCCTGAAAGAGCTGCATGCCTTTACTGCGCGCAACGCGGCAGCTGGCGAGTACATGTGGAATGCTTCCATGCCACCAGAAATTGCGGGGGATGAAAGCATTCGGATTGCCGAATACGGCAGCTCCAACGCTGCGCAGATTAAAACGCTTTATCGCAAGGGATTGGCGCACCGCTATGGAAAGCGGATGCAGACAATCTCGGGCATCCACTACAATTTCTCGCTCGCTGATAACATGTGGCAAGTCTTTCATAAGCAGTGCACAGCCGGTGTAAGCCTTCAGGATTTCCGCAGTGCAGGATACTTGGGTCTGATCCGGAATTTGCAGCGCCATGGCTGGTTAATTTTGTATCTGTTTGGTGCATCCCCAGCTGTTGACCAGAGTTATATGTCTGGCGCGCATCCAACCCTTTCCATGTTGGGTGAGGACACTTACTTTGGTGAGTACGCCACATCTTTGCGTATGAGTGATCTGGGTTATACCAGTGTCGTGCAAAGCGAGCTGGACATCCATTACAATTCCATTTGTGACTATCTGGAGGGGTTACGCACCGCACTTGCAACCTCTGAGCGTCAATACGAGCAGATTGGTGTGTTTGAGGAAGGCGACTACAAACAGATCAACACGCACCAGCTCCAGTTGGAAAACGAGCTTTACGGCTCCGCTCGCCCAAAGCGGAACACGAGAGAAGGCGAGCGTCCAATCGCGGCACTTTGTCGGCGCGGTGTTGAATACATCGAGCTTCGCTCTCTTGATATCAATCCACTCAATCCAATTGGGATCTGTGAGCAGCAAGCCTACTTCCTGAATACCTACCTCACCCATATGGCACTGGCCCCTTCTCCCTGCATCTCCTCAGATGAACAGCAGGCATTGAATGAGCAGCAACGTCTTGTTGCCTGGCAAGGCCGGTTGCCAAACCTTGTGTTGCCGACCTACGGCCCGGAAGGGAAAGAGCTGAAGCAGGTTGGGCTTGAAATTCTTGAAGATATGCGTGCAACGGCAACAATTATGGATGGTGTTTACGGCTGTACAGGCCATACCGATGCCCTGAATGCGCAAGCGGCCAAGTTTGAAGACACGAGCCTTACACCATCTGCAAAAGTGCTGGAAGGCGTTAAGAAAAGCGGCTCCTTTACCGGGTTCATTTCGGAGCTGTCCCGTAATCAGACAGATCATCTGATAGCAACACCATTGTCGGCAGATCGGGTGAAATTCCTGGAGGCTATGGTGTCACAATCCAACGCTGCCTATGAGCAGGTGGAATCTCTGCAAGGCTCTCACAGCTTTGATCATTTTCTGGACACACAAAACACAGAGGTGCTGCCTCCAGAGTGTCGTGACGATCAATAA
- a CDS encoding SDR family oxidoreductase codes for MTKPLIVVTGASSGIGAAIAKSFSDAGHPLLLVARRVEQMEALGLPNALCRGVDVTHRDQLVAAVKEAEEKFGPADAIVNNAGCMLLGELATQDPSEWDRMIDLNIKGVLNGIHSVLPGMKARRGGSIINVSSIAGRKTFPAHAAYCGTKFAVHAISENLREEVAADGVRVMTIAPGAVETELLSHTTSQDIKDGYDQWKKEMGGVLNPQDVANAVMFVYQQPQNVNIREVLLAATGQPA; via the coding sequence ATGACAAAGCCACTCATCGTCGTCACAGGTGCAAGTTCTGGTATTGGTGCGGCAATCGCGAAATCATTCAGCGATGCAGGTCATCCCCTGTTGCTCGTTGCACGTCGTGTGGAACAGATGGAAGCACTTGGCCTTCCAAACGCTTTGTGCCGCGGTGTTGACGTAACCCACCGCGACCAGCTGGTTGCTGCCGTCAAAGAAGCCGAAGAAAAATTCGGACCAGCAGATGCAATCGTCAACAATGCAGGCTGTATGCTGCTGGGTGAGCTTGCAACTCAGGACCCATCCGAGTGGGATCGCATGATCGACCTGAACATCAAAGGTGTTCTCAATGGCATCCATTCCGTTTTGCCTGGCATGAAAGCCCGCCGTGGTGGTTCCATCATCAACGTCAGCTCCATTGCTGGCCGTAAAACGTTCCCGGCCCATGCTGCATATTGCGGAACAAAGTTTGCTGTTCACGCAATCAGTGAAAACCTGCGTGAAGAAGTTGCTGCTGATGGCGTCCGCGTCATGACCATTGCTCCCGGCGCAGTGGAAACTGAACTGCTGTCTCACACCACATCGCAGGACATCAAAGATGGCTACGACCAGTGGAAAAAAGAGATGGGTGGTGTGCTGAACCCACAGGACGTCGCAAATGCAGTGATGTTTGTTTACCAGCAGCCGCAGAACGTCAACATCCGTGAAGTTCTTCTGGCAGCAACTGGTCAACCAGCATAA
- the istB gene encoding IS21-like element helper ATPase IstB has protein sequence MSSLSKRIQSSLVGLKMPRALEVLDHTLSQLEQGELTALEALDSLLNEEYSTREGRRIGVALTTARLTPIKTLESFDFTFQPSLDRDRIMALAELEFITRNEVVHFLGPPGTGKSHLATALGVAAVKAGKRVYRIALAHLIEALAKAEKEGRLTEKLRFFARTSLLIVDEIGYLPITNGGANLFFQLVNAKYEKGSMILTSNRGFAEWGEIFGDRVIATALLDRLLHHAVVIQIEGASYRLRSHADLMPEHVRANASIAPPPPPKRRGRPPKKES, from the coding sequence ATGAGTTCGCTCAGTAAACGCATTCAGTCTTCACTGGTAGGCTTAAAAATGCCGCGGGCTTTAGAGGTGCTCGACCACACGCTGAGCCAATTGGAACAAGGGGAACTCACGGCACTGGAGGCCCTGGATTCTCTGCTCAATGAAGAATATTCAACACGCGAGGGCCGCCGTATCGGCGTCGCCCTGACGACAGCGCGGCTTACTCCGATAAAAACACTGGAAAGCTTCGACTTTACCTTCCAGCCCTCGCTGGACAGGGATCGCATCATGGCTCTAGCCGAACTGGAGTTCATCACTCGCAATGAAGTGGTACACTTTCTCGGTCCACCTGGTACAGGAAAGAGCCATCTGGCAACTGCTCTTGGGGTTGCAGCCGTTAAAGCGGGTAAACGGGTGTATCGCATTGCTTTAGCTCACCTCATCGAAGCCTTGGCAAAAGCTGAAAAAGAAGGGCGGTTGACTGAGAAACTACGCTTCTTTGCACGAACTTCACTGCTAATCGTCGATGAAATCGGTTATCTGCCAATTACCAATGGGGGAGCAAACTTGTTCTTCCAGCTCGTCAATGCCAAATATGAAAAGGGATCCATGATCCTCACCTCAAACCGTGGCTTTGCGGAATGGGGTGAGATCTTTGGTGATCGCGTTATTGCCACAGCCCTTCTCGATCGGCTTTTGCATCATGCCGTCGTCATCCAGATCGAAGGTGCTAGTTATCGGTTGCGCAGCCATGCGGACCTCATGCCAGAGCACGTACGGGCTAACGCTTCAATAGCTCCACCTCCACCACCAAAACGACGCGGCAGGCCACCCAAAAAGGAGAGTTAG